One segment of Leptodactylus fuscus isolate aLepFus1 chromosome 7, aLepFus1.hap2, whole genome shotgun sequence DNA contains the following:
- the NKX2-1 gene encoding homeobox protein Nkx-2.1: protein MSMSPKHTTPFSVSDILSPLEESYKKVAMEGTGLGAPLAAYRQSQVSQPTMQQHAMGHNAAYHMTAAGVPQLSHTTMGGYCNGNLGNLGNMSELPPYQETMRNSSATGWYGSNPDPRFSTISRFMGPSNGMNMGGLGNMGSLGDVGKSMAPLQSTPRRKRRVLFSQAQVYELERRFKQQKYLSAPEREHLASMIHLTPTQVKIWFQNHRYKMKRQAKDKAAQQQMQQDNTSCQQQQSPRRVAVPVLVKDGKPCQAGSNTPTSALQSHQQQSATALTVTANGLGQHQSHQTNSAGQSPDMGQHSSSPSSLQSQVTNLSHLNTSSSDYGTAMSCSTLLYGRTW from the exons ATGTCGATGAGTCCCAAGCACACTACTCCCTTCTCAGTGTCTGATATCTTGAGTCCTCTGGAGGAAAGCTACAAGAAGGTGGCTATGGAGGGCACTGGCTTAGGGGCTCCCCTGGCTGCTTACAGGCAATCTCAGGTGTCTCAGCCTACTATGCAGCAACATGCTATGGGCCACAATGCTGCCTACCACATGACAGCTGCAGGGGTGCCCCAGCTCTCCCACACCACAATGGGGGGCTACTGCAATGGCAACCTGGGCAACCTGGGCAATATGAGCGAGCTGCCACCTTATCAGGAGACTATGAGGAATAGCTCAGCCACAGGATGGTATGGAAGCAACCCGGACCCAAGATTCTCCACAA tCTCCCGTTTTATGGGTCCCTCCAATGGAATGAATATGGGAGGTCTTGGCAATATGGGGTCCTTAGGAGATGTGGGTAAGAGTATGGCCCCACTTCAGAGCACCCCAAGAAGAAAACGCAGGGTCCTGTTTTCTCAGGCCCAGGTGTACGAGCTGGAAAGGAGGTTCAAACAACAAAAATACCTCTCTGCTCCTGAGAGGGAACACTTGGCCAGTATGATCCATCTTACTCCAACCCAGGTGAAGatctggttccagaaccatcgctACAAGATGAAGAGACAAGCCAAGGACAAGGCAGCCCAGCAGCAGATGCAGCAGGATAACACTTCTTGTCAGCAGCAACAGTCTCCAAGACGGGTGGCAGTTCCAGTGTTGGTGAAGGATGGCAAGCCATGCCAGGCAGGCTCCAATACCCCAACCTCTGCCCTGCAAAGCCACCAGCAGCAGTCAGCCACAGCCCTCACAGTCACTGCCAATGGCTTGGGGCAACATCAAAGCCACCAGACAAACAGTGCGGGCCAGTCTCCAGATATGGGCCAGCACTCCAGCAGCCCCTCCAGTCTCCAGAGCCAGGTCACTAACCTGTCTCACCTAAATACTTCTAGTTCTGACTATGGCACAGCCATGTCCTGCTCTACCTTACTATATGGTAGGACATGGTGA